A region from the Plectropomus leopardus isolate mb unplaced genomic scaffold, YSFRI_Pleo_2.0 unplaced_scaffold4915, whole genome shotgun sequence genome encodes:
- the LOC121939487 gene encoding bromodomain-containing protein DDB_G0278469-like codes for MQEPEKKNHGNKQQMVSSSDDEGSGDWPPKNGTEEEEEEEEEEEEETSVKRRVPQLQKKRPAPTPRNSQNTKLQTLSVKLNRPTLKTLAMIQVYVSPATADILAKQSQNVCAETKSETEKTSDETKLCDTTVKIKRQEPSEEEERKTCEEERMKLQEEHQRKEERHVKEVTKERGRPRRKGPGGEEAVKEEGRCLRRRGQHGAGERKKDDVKKK; via the exons ATGCAAGAACCTGAAAAGAAGAACCATGGAAACAAGCAGCAG ATGGTGAGCTCGTCTGATGATGAGGGGTCAGGTGATTGGCCCCCAAAGAATggaacagaagaagaagaggaggaagaggaggaggaggaagaagagaccAGTGTGAAGCGAAGGGTTCCCCAGCTGCAAAAGAAACGGCCTGCACCCACACCCAGGAACAGTCAG AATACAAAATTGCAGACTTTATCTGTCAAATTGAATCGTCCCACTTTAAAGACACTGGCA ATGATTCAGGTTTATGTAAGCCCAGCCACTGCTGACATCTTGGCAAAACAGTCACAGAATGTTTGTGCAGAGACTaaatcagagacagaaaagactTCTGATGAAACCAAGTTGTGTGACACTacagtgaaaattaaaagacaGGAGCCatcagaagaggaggagagaaagaccTGTGAGGAGGAAAGGATgaagctgcaggaggagcaTCAGAGGAAAGAAGAACGACATGTAAAAGAAGTGACAAAGGAGAGAGGGCGTCCAAGGAGAAAAGGACCAGGTGGAGAAGAGGCAGTGAAAGAGGAGGGGAGGTGTCTGAGGAGAAGAGGACAACAtggagcaggagagaggaaaaaagatgatgtaaagaaaaagtga